The proteins below come from a single Eremothecium sinecaudum strain ATCC 58844 chromosome II, complete sequence genomic window:
- the ASI2 gene encoding Asi2p (Syntenic homolog of Ashbya gossypii AFR047W; Syntenic homolog of Saccharomyces cerevisiae YNL159C (ASI2)) gives MMTPTDLSISSREEVSDSEDTDLYERIFQESHEPHSTLENNSGMSIQMLLLEALQREHERSEILGSGRRSSQTTGHVNPDNDPEEEWPAFIGRRPQLRTLLRNLIVLDHILIALLFPFSLFNILRALFSELTFSEYDFYVDILQYMKRIAVVDAQNKSLLLYTDSLGLLVKFHNIVVFYTRNVYSAMSAMIGNVNWTARLYTLFVRLSAISLYLTYGLMTSSYLCFAAFFFTLCFGMTVVKRYKGVERIINQIYRNTEGLF, from the coding sequence ATGATGACTCCTACAGACTTATCCATTTCCTCTCGTGAAGAAGTTAGTGATAGCGAGGACACAGACCTTTATGAACGAATTTTCCAAGAATCGCATGAACCACATTCCACGCTGGAGAACAATAGCGGCATGAGCATCCAGATGTTGCTACTGGAGGCTCTACAGCGAGAGCATGAGCGTAGCGAAATACTGGGGAGTGGTCGTCGCAGTAGTCAAACCACTGGCCATGTTAACCCGGACAATGACCCTGAAGAAGAATGGCCAGCTTTTATAGGCCGTCGCCCCCAACTCAGGACGCTGCTAAGGAACCTAATAGTCCTAGATCATATACTAATCGCGCTGCTATTTCCTTTCTCTCTATTTAACATACTCAGGGCGCTGTTCAGCGAGCTTACATTCAGTGAATACGACTTCTACGTGGATATACTGCAGTATATGAAGCGCATCGCAGTTGTAGATGCTCAAAACAAGTCCCTACTACTCTACACAGACAGCCTAGGGCTTTTGGTCAAATTCCATAACATTGTGGTGTTCTACACCCGCAACGTGTACTCTGCCATGAGCGCCATGATAGGCAATGTCAACTGGACAGCGCGTCTGTACACCTTGTTTGTCAGACTGAGTGCTATCTCTCTCTACCTAACCTACGGATTAATGACAAGCTCCTATCTCTGCTTTGcagccttcttctttacTCTTTGTTTCGGCATGACAGTTGTCAAGCGGTACAAGGGCGTCGAAAGAATCATTAACCAGATATACCGCAACACCGAGGGTTTATTCTAG
- the PGA1 gene encoding Pga1p (Syntenic homolog of Ashbya gossypii AFR046C; Syntenic homolog of Saccharomyces cerevisiae YNL158W (PGA1)) → MMGVYCYILLLISLATEALANTESFNLYIPSDFPLRADNKGPGISHGFPSISLHKVNHRLETFNVPLDEMFYVQVDGLRHNENYHIRVCWTAADPLDIKNLGYLIVPHHSEFMGTEAEDARIFLHFLASPASEPPMKAAMIPVNVSVVNTKLGIPVDLYSLLVYIFVIMGGVMIAVRHFDPYRMLKEAC, encoded by the coding sequence ATGATGGGGGTCTACTGTTACATATTACTACTCATTAGCCTGGCAACTGAGGCTCTTGCAAACACAGAGTCCTTTAACCTCTATATACCCAGTGATTTCCCACTACGGGCTGATAATAAGGGACCTGGAATCTCTCACGGGTTTCCCTCTATTTCACTACATAAAGTCAACCATAGGCTTGAGACATTCAATGTGCCACTAGATGAGATGTTCTATGTACAGGTAGACGGCCTGAGGCATAACGAGAACTACCACATACGGGTTTGTTGGACTGCGGCGGACCCTCTGGACATTAAGAACTTAGGATATCTCATAGTACCTCATCACTCGGAGTTTATGGGCACCGAGGCAGAGGACGCCCGGATCTTTTTGCATTTCCTAGCCTCCCCTGCCTCGGAGCCTCCCATGAAGGCCGCGATGATACCGGTCAACGTGTCTGTAGTGAATACGAAGCTGGGAATTCCGGTGGACCTATACTCGCTGCTCGTCTACATTTTCGTCATAATGGGTGGCGTGATGATTGCAGTACGGCACTTCGATCCTTATCGCATGTTGAAGGAAGCGTGCTGA
- a CDS encoding endosulfine family protein (Syntenic homolog of Ashbya gossypii AFR044C; Syntenic homolog of Saccharomyces cerevisiae YHR132W-A (IGO2) and YNL157W (IGO1)), whose protein sequence is MSNDLSPTSSRPDVQEEVDLSSLTPQEQKLYKMYGKMPSKKDLFKHKLHERKYFDSGDYALSKAGVKSGDLESDSVGNSHLPVTNPSGLRESIIRRRMSNSASGADPQHSNRQSSISSGPPPRSPNK, encoded by the coding sequence ATGAGTAATGATCTATCTCCTACTAGCAGTCGGCCTGATGTGCAAGAAGAGGTAGACTTGTCGTCTTTAACGCCTCAAGAACAGAAGTTGTACAAAATGTACGGCAAGATGCCTAGTAAGAAGGATTTGTTCAAGCACAAACTACATGAAAGGAAGTACTTTGATAGTGGAGACTACGCTTTAAGCAAAGCTGGTGTTAAAAGTGGTGACTTGGAGTCTGATTCTGTCGGTAATTCTCACCTCCCGGTTACAAATCCCTCAGGATTAAGAGAATCCATAATCCGCAGGCGTATGTCGAACAGCGCATCAGGCGCAGACCCCCAACACTCCAATCGGCAAAGCAGTATATCCTCCGGACCCCCACCCAGGTCGCCCAATAAGTGA
- a CDS encoding HBR485Cp (Syntenic homolog of Ashbya gossypii AFR043W; Syntenic homolog of Saccharomyces cerevisiae YNL156C (NSG2) and YHR133C (NSG1)), with amino-acid sequence MATKQQPNGDTSTMNGKGRGNIVLVPSTDSMSMLTRPQLFSIYDEEIVESEDTEIYEEAKKSAGKIVDESVFTAGVTSRKRYKKFFNFVISLSILGISGIAYHELSKNLHDNHLLHEEFTSRPLVLGVKLCQQLSFGLFPTWAGYALEGIIFGSMLPVLDYWRGVKVAKVSLSGVLRSVNAILGVAFGIRRVEWSSSLQASVAWFLLDGVLWLFFDGSLSVLLLGFTMGLITAITSYAEIVDLSQLLYFIDFYFLGLLFFGKLGRFLYQR; translated from the coding sequence ATGGCAACTAAACAACAACCCAATGGCGATACGAGCACAATGAATGGCAAAGGCAGGGGGAATATAGTGCTGGTTCCTAGTACAGACTCCATGAGTATGTTAACTAGACCGCAATTATTTAGTATATATGATGAGGAAATTGTGGAAAGCGAGGATACGGAAATCTACGAAGAGGCTAAGAAGTCTGCAGGTAAAATAGTTGATGAATCAGTGTTTACTGCTGGTGTTACTTCACGGAAGAGGTATAAGAAGTTCTTTAACTTTGTGATATCTTTGTCAATATTGGGCATTTCAGGGATTGCATACCATGAATTAAGCAAAAACCTGCATGATAACCACCTTCTACACGAGGAGTTCACCTCAAGGCCGCTTGTATTGGGTGTAAAGTTGTGCCAGCAGCTTAGTTTCGGTCTTTTCCCGACCTGGGCAGGATATGCGCTTGAAGGAATTATATTTGGTTCGATGCTACCTGTACTGGATTACTGGAGGGGGGTGAAAGTTGCGAAGGTAAGCCTTTCCGGAGTTTTGAGATCAGTCAATGCTATTCTTGGCGTTGCGTTCGGTATACGGAGGGTCGAATGGTCTTCTTCGCTCCAAGCTAGCGTAGCTTGGTTTCTATTGGATGGAGTTCTTTGGCTATTTTTCGATGGTTCGTTGTCTGTGTTACTGCTAGGATTTACTATGGGCCTCATCACGGCCATTACAAGCTACGCCGAGATTGTTGATTTATCCCAACTGCTGTATTTTATTGACTTTTACTTCCTAGGGTTACTATTCTTCGGAAAACTAGGCAGGTTCTTGTACCAGCGTTGA